Proteins from a single region of Harmonia axyridis chromosome 4, icHarAxyr1.1, whole genome shotgun sequence:
- the LOC123678650 gene encoding uncharacterized protein LOC123678650 — protein MGHKSHRKQADVERKGRFDKQRKLSIEHADIDVELNSEAPDHGSNFDTGVASQTDITMEELTLKFDQLSFASKTIERLEKKIDTSPFGLRDDPSNDIKWIYYTGFSYTFVEGILYKIIEDDIPTTSITALSSFNLLMLTLIKLRLNLHFRDLAFHFKISRSTASTYFEKVIDILHKTLQQLIIWPERSVASKNIPSCFQEAFQDKTTIILDCFEVFIEKPASLKTQMQCWSHYKHHNTVKFLIGITPQGTVSYISKAWGGRTSDKQIVENSGFLNHIPGDIVLADRGFLIKETLGVLQSKLVIPAFTKGKKQLHPLDIETTRHIAHIRIHVERTIGMLKIKFNIFKDTIPISMIKMENDPDDLNIGANRQTWRQ, from the exons ATGGGGCACAAATCTCATAGGAAACAGGCTGATGTTGAGAGGAAAGGAAGATTTGATAAACAGAGGAAATTGAGC attgAACACGCAGATATTGATGTCGAACTTAATTCAGAGGCCCCAGACCATGGTAGTAACTTCGATACTGGGGTTGCATCTCAGACGGACATTACTATGGAAGAATTAACTTTAAAATTCGACCAATTGAGTTTTGCCTCAAAAACGATAGaaagacttgaaaaaaaaattgacacatCGCCATTTGGTCTCAGAGACGATCCTAGTAATGATATCAAATGGATTTACTATACAGGTTTTTCGTATACTTTTGTAGAAGGTATATTATATAAGATTATAGAAGATGATATTCCCACAACAAGTATTACTGCTCTCAGTTCTTTCAATCTGTTAATGTTAACTCTAATTAAGTTAAGATTAAATTTACATTTTCGAGACTTAgcctttcattttaaaatttcccgATCAACTgcttcaacatattttgaaaagGTCATAGATATTCTCCATAAAACATTACAGCAGTTAATAATATGGCCTGAGCGTTCAGTGGCCTCCAAAAATATACCATCTTGTTTCCAAGAAGCATTTCAAGATAAAACAACCATCATTTTAgattgttttgaagtttttattgaaaaacccgcGTCTTTAAAAACACAGATGCAATGCTGGTCACATTATAAACACCACAACACTGTAAAATTTTTAATAGGAATTACACCACAAGGTACAGTAAGCTATATTAGTAAGGCATGGGGTGGGCGTACCTCAGACAAACAAATTGTTGAGAACAGTGGTTTTTTAAATCATATCCCTGGGGATATTGTTTTAGCTGATAGGGGTTTCTTAATAAAAGAAACTTTAGGAGTTTTACAAAGTAAATTGGTTATCCCTGCCTTCACGAAGGGTAAAAAGCAGTTACATCCTCTGGATATTGAGACTACAAGACATATAGCTCATATAAGAATACATGTGGAAAGAACAATTGGCatgttaaaaattaaattcaatatttttaaagatACCATACCAATATCTATgataaaaatggaaaatgacCCTGATGATTTGAATATTGGCGCCAACAGACAAACATGGCGTCAGTAG
- the LOC123678370 gene encoding 28S ribosomal protein S15, mitochondrial has product MNQGLKILRILPFKVAACTSQIRPYAFKSNLKIKWVRPAKIPCFKPEKSGDLEGFPQVDKNQIRDEFKHCKGLDTANELVKKLFTYEYAPRRFTVAHVVNKTAEKVKRHNNDFGSHEVIIAKWTGVIRAWQEVMERFPRNKRLKVHLKELIDKRKKYLRYLRRWDYKRFEWLLENLNLSYKPMPLDVHWVTRKDSLRKLTDKYCDQLKKDKLDELKLLLEAQQPAFLEEKIRVLEFIQDEERDCGIEPTISQEEIDNVKKQLAELQMKIEDSREQELSEMDK; this is encoded by the coding sequence ATGAACCAGGGACTAAAAATCCTCAGAATATTACCCTTCAAAGTTGCTGCATGCACTTCCCAAATAAGGCCATACGCCTTCaaaagtaatttgaaaatcaaatgGGTCAGACCTGCAAAAATACCATGTTTTAAGCCTGAAAAGTCTGGGGATCTTGAAGGTTTTCCTCAAGTAGACAAAAATCAAATTCGAGATGAATTCAAACACTGTAAAGGATTGGACACTGCTAATGAATTGGTTAAGAAATTATTCACATATGAATATGCCCCCAGACGATTTACTGTTGCCCATGTTGTAAATAAAACTGCAGAGAAAGTCAAGAGACATAACAATGATTTTGGTTCCCATGAGGTCATCATTGCTAAGTGGACAGGTGTAATTCGAGCATGGCAAGAAGTAATGGAACGATTTCCTCGTAATAAAAGACTTAAAGTTCATTTGAAGGAGTTGattgataaaagaaaaaaatatttgagataTTTGCGTCGTTGGGATTATAAGAGGTTTGAATGGCTCTTGGAAAACTTGAACTTATCTTACAAACCAATGCCATTAGATGTTCATTGGGTTACAAGAAAAGATTCTTTGAGAAAACTTACTGATAAGTATTGTGATCAACTCAAGAAAGATAAATTAGATGAATTGAAACTCCTTCTAGAGGCACAACAACCAGCTTTTTTGGAAGAAAAAATTCGTGTATTAGAATTTATTCAAGATGAAGAAAGAGATTGTGGAATTGAACCGACAATAagtcaagaagaaatagacaatGTGAAGAAACAGCTTGCAGAATTGCAAATGAAGATTGAGGATAGCAGAGAACAAGAACTATCTGAAATggacaaataa